GGGATATGCATGAGTCTTAGACCCTAAGGATCTAGACCCGACTCGATCCTTACTTGAGGGTTTGGATCTATCTATTTTTAGACCCTATGAGTTTGGATCGGATTTAGGTCCATAACCTTAGGGTCTGAGTCGAGTTCAAGTCCACACGCTAGAAACCTAGATCCGACCCATAGACCCTTTTGCATATTTTTTAAACAACTATAGATTAGTCAATTTGTCATAGATTTCGTACCATAATATACCTTAATACACCATAATACCTAGTAAACTCCGACAAATATTAGCTGGGGTAAATAACATATAAATTATACTCCTCCTTCAAAGAGAGGATGtgaaaaatatgataaaaaatgacACACAAACCAGACCTATGAACTGAAATATCAACTTGCCATTTGTCCTTTACTTTGGAATTAAACTCTAAacggaaaaagatatttaactttatttttacctATCATAGCGatatttgtttgaaataatgttaaatatttttttcgttcTACGTGTCGAAAAATAGAcaaataagtacttatttcaactagatttttgaaagagttattctataaaaataattgcgacgtttgtttttaaaaaatttttttgtattaatgggtaaaaaagacgttaaataaaTATTCAGTCTTCGTGCTTGAAAATAGGTGAATAAATACATGTTTCGACCGAATTCTCGAAAAAGTTACCTCATAATAATAATGGcgagttatttttttaaaagtataagTGTCATTGATGTTTGTTATTTGAAAACTACATCTTTAGAAGAATTTAACAAGAtgctaatataattaatttattataaattagtgagaaatttggtcaaaaaaataattttctaataGTGTAAAAAGTATCAAGTGTTATTGATTCGGAACGAATAGAGTAGTGATTACTAAGTGAGTCTTTGAAGTGTTTATATGGTTGGTAGTAAAATCtgataattttttattgcaAAAAATTTCAGCTCTTCTTTGAGTTGCCAAATGAGAGTTTACGAGCTTTTGATCTTGAAGAGTTGAGAGTTGACCAATCACATATGACAATGGAGTTGTCAGATGAagaacagttttggaatacagTGAAAGATTTGGAAACGGGAAAAGGCATAGaggaaatgggacaattgtGGGATTACATAGATGATGAGGTTAATTCTTCTCATCCTCTTTTTCCCCAACTGCAGGAATCCCTCATGGATGTAGTTGAATCTTATTATCCTCCACCTAAATTACTCAAACTAACGTCTGATATTCCTACTCAAGATCTCAACTATTATTTGCGTGCGAAGCTGCAATACTTGATCTTAGATTTGTCGACTGATATCGAGAGTTTATCGAATTCGTTAGGCGAGTTGCAAAGTTTACAACATCTCACCATAACAGGCAATAAACTCAGTTGCCTTCCTACCAACATCACAAGACTAACAAACCTGCAAGAGTTGGAACTCCATTGGTGTCCTAACCTCGAATATTTGCCTCAAAATTTTGGGGAGTTTGTCAGCTTGACAGAACTCAGTATAAAGGGTTGCAAAATCAGGGAGCTTCCCAAAAGCATAATCAACCTAAAAAAACTGCTTATTTTGGATGTGGAACAGTGCTTAAGGCTTGAAAATTTTCCCCCAAGTTTCGATCAATTGGTGAGCTTGAACAAACTCAGTTTTACATATTGTGGGATCAAATACCTTCCTACAAACATACTGAAGCTGCACAAGTTGAAGATTTTGGATCTTCGAGGCTGTTTTAAACTGAAAGCATTGCCTCCGTATTTGAGTCAGTTGGTGAACTTGGAGAAGCTTCATATAAGGGAAACCAATATTAAGTTGCTTCCTTGCAGTATCAAAAGTCTTAAAAACCTGAAAGTGTTGGATCTGCCAGATTGTTACGGCTTTAGATATTTGATCCATAAAAAGGATAAGCTTTTCGATAAAATTCCTCCCGACAAGTTTGTTGATGATGAAGCAATATTAAACCATGATTCTGATGTAGAAAGGAATAGGATTCTATGTGTTGGAGGTAATGCTTCTTATTTTTACTCCCTGACTTGTTGCAATTATTTGTTGCGCTTTGCTTCTTTACTTAGCAAGATCATGGATGACTAATACTACCTCTGTCTCTCTAATTAAATTTTCTCCATTGCAGCACCAACTTTCTCTTGAAAGAAGTGTTATTGAAGCTTAGATCTAGTTATTGTTTCCTTGTTTAATATACTTGATGCTATTTTTCTATAATGAAATCTATATTTAGAAATTAATTTAAGTATGATAAATGCTACTAAACCTAGCTTTGTGTCCTAGAATAGAATTTTTGGTTTTAA
The Amaranthus tricolor cultivar Red isolate AtriRed21 chromosome 11, ASM2621246v1, whole genome shotgun sequence DNA segment above includes these coding regions:
- the LOC130827298 gene encoding uncharacterized protein LOC130827298 isoform X2, whose translation is MTMELSDEEQFWNTVKDLETGKGIEEMGQLWDYIDDEVNSSHPLFPQLQESLMDVVESYYPPPKLLKLTSDIPTQDLNYYLRAKLQYLILDLSTDIESLSNSLGELQSLQHLTITGNKLSCLPTNITRLTNLQELELHWCPNLEYLPQNFGEFVSLTELSIKGCKIRELPKSIINLKKLLILDVEQCLRLENFPPSFDQLVSLNKLSFTYCGIKYLPTNILKLHKLKILDLRGCFKLKALPPYLSQLVNLEKLHIRETNIKLLPCSIKSLKNLKVLDLPDCYGFRYLIHKKDKLFDKIPPDKFVDDEAILNHDSDVERNRILCVGDDSHVSDASNLAIRSNDHPCDGDQQTGIIASQDNDMMLAPLAGVYTSIHESHITMNISERINTDKQVTSESLFSYLAQGKKLQDAADEAGVSRSTFKRRCRKNGIQNWAKRKNNTNHLNANKYKRNTMPVDTFMFHDASKTSTKEAFRVVSQQDAGACEYSSRVNKAASSIQFLVKASYKDDILRFNLESTSSMAELKEKVQERVQVLEDGKFKIKYQDDDEDWVIMACNDDLQDCFRLSTLSRKDRVTLKILDSL
- the LOC130827298 gene encoding uncharacterized protein LOC130827298 isoform X1 → MTMELSDEEQFWNTVKDLETGKGIEEMGQLWDYIDDEVNSSHPLFPQLQESLMDVVESYYPPPKLLKLTSDIPTQDLNYYLRAKLQYLILDLSTDIESLSNSLGELQSLQHLTITGNKLSCLPTNITRLTNLQELELHWCPNLEYLPQNFGEFVSLTELSIKGCKIRELPKSIINLKKLLILDVEQCLRLENFPPSFDQLVSLNKLSFTYCGIKYLPTNILKLHKLKILDLRGCFKLKALPPYLSQLVNLEKLHIRETNIKLLPCSIKSLKNLKVLDLPDCYGFRYLIHKKDKLFDKIPPDKFVDDEAILNHDSDVERNRILCVGDDSHVSDASNLAIRSNDHPCDGDQQTGIIASQDNDMMLAPLAGGMSVYTSIHESHITMNISERINTDKQVTSESLFSYLAQGKKLQDAADEAGVSRSTFKRRCRKNGIQNWAKRKNNTNHLNANKYKRNTMPVDTFMFHDASKTSTKEAFRVVSQQDAGACEYSSRVNKAASSIQFLVKASYKDDILRFNLESTSSMAELKEKVQERVQVLEDGKFKIKYQDDDEDWVIMACNDDLQDCFRLSTLSRKDRVTLKILDSL